CTAATAAGTTCAATTTAAGACTGTAGTAAAGATAGCAAACAGTAGATTTCCTGAGTTATTTCAACCTCAACATTCCCCAGACATTTGTGATATAATGACCATCAGTGAAACTGACATTGAGCAcaacaaatataagaaaaagactATCAAAATAGATTCTTGTAAAGCATATTTAAACCAAGATACTGATAGGGTCAGTGATGAAGGGATGAGGGATCcaaaaattaatgaactaaaCTAGGAATATTATCTTCAGGAGGAATTCTCCAATAATATGAGTGCTTAATTATAATAAGATAGTGTATTTTTAGACTTCAAAGCACATAGATAAAAtgtagtatatgtgtgtgtatgtgagcataaaaatctttttttttttttttcaattcttaggGAAACTCAGGGTCCATGTTTCATATGAAGGCTAAATTCCAAGGCAGTTAAGTCCCTTGCCCAAGGAAAGTACAAATTCTGCTATGCTTAACCTTGGTAggaatcaaaatttttaaaagacatttaatgTTTATTCCTCAAATGCAAAGGCTTTAATGAAATGCAGTTAATTTCTGAATCAACAGATGGATCTGGGAGAGACTTGAACTTCTACAGATTCACAAAATTTAATAGAGGATGAAAAGCAGCTGGAGATAACATAACATGGAACGAAAAGAAGGAATTCAGAGATCAGTCCACTGGCCTTCCCCTGAAAccacttcttttcttctctttgcagaTTAAACATTTTACCTGGAGTCACTAGCATGGCATTGAATAGCAGTGTGACTGAATTCATTCTGTTTGGGTTGACACAGGATGCAGGAAAGCAGAAAGCAATATTTGGGGTCTTCTTGATGTTTTACCTTGCCACACTGTTGGGGAACTTTCTTATTATAGTGACCATTAAAACAAGCAGGACCCTTGGTAGTCCTATGTACTTCTTCCTATTCTATCTGTCCTTTGCTGATGCCTGCTTCTCTACAACCACAGCCCCCAGATTGATTGTGGATGCCCTTTCTCAGAAGAAGACCATTTCCTACAGTGAATGCATGACTCAGCTCTTTGCATCCCACTTCTTTGGGTGCATGGGAGTCTTTGTGCTCATTCTCATGGCTTTTGATCGCTATGTAGCCA
The Mustela nigripes isolate SB6536 unplaced genomic scaffold, MUSNIG.SB6536 HiC_scaffold_2092, whole genome shotgun sequence DNA segment above includes these coding regions:
- the LOC132008911 gene encoding olfactory receptor 4C11-like; amino-acid sequence: MALNSSVTEFILFGLTQDAGKQKAIFGVFLMFYLATLLGNFLIIVTIKTSRTLGSPMYFFLFYLSFADACFSTTTAPRLIVDALSQKKTISYSECMTQLFASHFFGCMGVFVLILMAFDRYVAICKPLRYTTIMSHHVCRVLVILSWVASCIHASAQLLLALRLPFCGPNVIDHYFCDLQPLLKLACMDTYVINLLDVSN